A segment of the Labrus mixtus chromosome 15, fLabMix1.1, whole genome shotgun sequence genome:
GAGGCGACCATTTCCTATTTCCAGaaatatgtctgtaaaaatGGCGCACGCTCTCCATGAAGAGCAAGTGGAAGAGAGTCAGACTGCTCAGGGGTCCGTGTCTTTGGCTAGCCCATGGCAACTCTTGTAAAATCATCGTTATAGTCATAGTTAAGTGGCAAccttcagtgtttaaaagtgaagccgatgctgaagtgcaaaaaccctgcagttcctggagtgtccactagatgctggctgcagaagcacaggaagtcacacacacacccattctaaaaatcctgtttttacagcagagattaacatgtttacagcctggttcaaaaaaccaaataggtctgattagctcatgtctcgatcgacacacactgtacggggggtgaatgttttgatgactcatcagttttgatttgatgaaggataagagttattcacaataaggtgtgtagctgacctgattgacaggtgggcgcggtttaacggtttgtcaggaggtttcagcctgtcgttaggttgactgaaagttagactgagacagcatttccagcatggagaccgccatcgatgggactccagcaccccctgcaggaacagacgggcgacatcactcaggcttcaaacattcatatttacagtctgtgctcATAGACTTTGTTCGTCTGTACCTCCAAATACTGGATCTACCTGTGGGTGTTTTCAGCtgattgtaaaaatgtaaaaaaggatGTACAGCTCGTATGAAAAGATTGAGATatgaagcttttaaaaatacacaaagaaagGTCATCATGGCAATAACTGACCACGTCTGCTCCCGTCCCCCTCCTTCAGGGTTATCAGTCTCTGCGTCAGCTCGTCAAGCTGTCGAAGCTCGAGGTTCCGCAGGAGATCACCGAAGTCATCGAGCCAATCAAAGACAACGACGCCGCGATCCGGAACTACGGCATCCAGCAGGCGGTGGAGATGTGCCGCGTGCTGCTGGACAGCGGGAAGGTGCCGGGCCTCCACTTCTACACGCTGAACAGAGAGGTGGCGCCCATGGAGGTGCTGAGACAGCTGGGCCTGTGGATAGAAGACCCCCGGTGAGTCACTCGCTCCTCGTCAGCTGATTGCACGTTTGTGATTTAAGGTCAAAGTAGGAGGACGATCCAATTACCTatttcccctccccccccaagatttatttttgggcattttgtgcctttaatggagagataggacagtggatagattcagaaatcaggaagagagagagtggggaatgatatgtaggaaaggagccacaggtgggatttgaacccgggccgcccgcctggaggagcaaagcctccatacatggggcacgcacaccAACCAGCGCCCCACCAATGACCcattttttattgtgaagtgtttcaaagcttgttttgtttttcccccaGACGGCCTCTTCCCTGGGCCGTGAGCGCTCATCCCAAACGGAAGGTAGAAGACGTTCGACCCATCTTCTGGGCGTCCCGACCCAAGAGCTACATCTACAGAACCCAGGACTGGGACGAGTTCCCCAACGGGAGATGGTACGACCAATCACAGGCGGCTACAaccacagataaaaacacaacagaactaTAATGTCCCTTTCCCCTAAATGCATCTCATTGAGGGAATAATTCAGTCAAACTGTCGATTCGCTCCTCAGGGGGAACTCGTCGTCTCCAGCCTTCGGCGAGTTAAATGACTACTACCTGTTCTACCTGAAGAGCAAATCCTCCAAAGACGCTCTGCTGCAGATGTGGGGCGAGGAGCTGATGAGCGAAGAGAGCGTGTTTGAGGTGTTCACCAGCTACATCACAGCACAGCCGAACCGCGGCGGACAAAAGGTAGACCGGATTTAAAAGAGATTGAACTTTAAACACAGAGGaacgtcctctctctctcactcactcactctctctttcactccatctatctctctctctctctctctctcactctctctcctctcactctctctccctctcctctcctctcctctcactctctctctcctctctccctctcctctcactctctctcactctctcagtgTGTCCTAACTCGACCGCTGTACAGTCATTCCTATTACTCCATGTTGTCTTAAACTCATGTTTTCTCTCCTGCTAGGTGATGTGTTTGCCGTGGAACGACGAGCCTCTGGCCCCGGAGACCAACCTGCTGAAGGACGAGCTGGAGAAAGTGAACAGACGAGGCGTCCTCACCATAAACTCGCAGCCAAACATCAACGGGAAACCGTCCACAGACCCCATCGTGGGCTGGGGGCCCGCAGGAGGATACGTCTTTCAGAAGGTAGTGAGTGCTTTAAATCAGAATTACTTATTGATTCATTTCTGATATGCATTaaccctcttcttttttttaaatctgaaaggCGTACCTGGAGTTCTTCACCTCCAGTGAAAACGTCACGGCGCTCCTCAACGTGCTGAAGAAGTACGAGCCGCGTGTCAACTACCACATCGTCAATGTGCACGTAAGAGAGAAAAGCCCCAGTTTGATCatgttagtgtgtgagtgtctgtttaTTAATATGTCATATGTGAACTTTGTGTGTGCAGGGCCGTAACCTCACCAACGCCCCGGACATGCAGCCCAACGCCGTCACGTGGGGAATCTTTCCGGGCAGAGAGATCGTTCAGCCAACTGTAGCCGACCCGGTCAGCTTCATGTACTGGAAGGTAAGATCTAACATGTTTAAAGGGTCacacatcctcctccttttaaaaaaaaaaaaaaaaaaaaaatgtaaataagtctcagagctcctcaaaacatgtgtgtgaagtttcttgttctaaatccactctgatcctgtatttgatcatgtctataaacccctctatttcagccctgctccgaacaggctgtttctgtgtctgtatctttaaatatgtaaatgagctgtgtctgaccacgccccctctctggaagggcttgggtgtactcggtgctttctcgctccatgtcctattgtttacggtgagaaggcagactcagagggcagaacaaacaccttgctgtgggagtgtcacccacctgggggaggggctactgccctttgtgatgtcatgaagggtaaATCTCCAAAAAGCCTGTTTGAGCAGTCctctacacgacgctataatgaagtcagagtgaaacatttgagtatttcaggagttttttgtgcgctgtgtgaaagcaccatGACTAAATGTTTTCTCACTAAACTCCTCCCCTTTCTGTCGTTCAGGACGAGGCGTTCGCCCTGTGGATCGAGCAGTGGGCCAAACTCTATGAGGACGAGTCACCTTCCCGGATGATCATCAAGTACATCCACGATAACTACTTCCTGGTCAACCTGGTGGACAATGACTTCCCCCTGGAGAACTGTCTGTGGCAGGTCATCGACGACATGTTTGAGCTGCTCGACGCCCCTCCAGAGCCGCCGAGTGACGGAGCCGTCTCCGAATAAAATCATCTGGAACTTTTTATAACCACACTGAAGAAGTGTCTATGCATTGTCTACAGAAAGCTGCTAACTTTCAACAGAGATAACAgtatttttaaagacttttttttataaatgtttgtgaGTGAATGGAAGATGAACTGCACTGTCTCACTGGAACAGAAATCCACTTGACATCCTGTAGCACTCCTCCCTGATTCTTGACCCTGGCTGTTGAGCTGTGTTAAGAATGTCATAACGGATAaatcaacaaagacaaaagaaaaaaacaccacaaaatgaatatattaaaagtttttattttcatgaaacaaaatcctttaaaggctttatatgtgatttttcacacttaaatgtaatagaaatcaagtatatcctctgaaaataactctgtgagtaatgactgtctacaatgggtgtaacacccgagtcccactgtctgtgatgttttcagagttttcagagtcctatcttcagtttgtttacatcggcgGGACGgtcggctgactcctcccctcgagtataaaagttgtttaattgagggactagagaaaagaagaataacatactgtactcactgcttaactgtgtttctagatcacgctcatttcaggtaaatttacatgcagtgtgaagatacgagcataataaagatcgctagcattagcatgctaacaacaatgcaccgcaagttgttttggtttcatgctggtgctcaagggcgacatctgctggatcaaaaaaatcgcatactaagcctttaagaaaaatcATTACGGATAAATAAActaagacaaaagaaaaaacacaaaatgaatatattcaaaatttctattttcatgaaagaaaatcCTTTAAAGAATGTGTGCTGTCTTGAGCCGGAAACCTAATAAAGAAGAAGTTaagaagatatattttttttagtagtGCGTactgacgatgatgatgatttgatgAACCACATAAAGAAAGTTACAATGTGCTGCCTTAACATGCTTTAATGTGcatcatatttatttgttttctctgctcatTAAAGAAATAGTTTTTACGGGACTTtaccacaaaaacaaactgagtcaAGCATCTTTTATTCTGCAGTTTTGGTGGCTGTGGGTCAGTTGTAGAGTCG
Coding sequences within it:
- the mthfr gene encoding methylenetetrahydrofolate reductase gives rise to the protein MVNHVQRVDGSWQACKSDSSGASNSGGESSKESSRSSTPVLDADRSDRLRDKMRRRIESGDRWFSLEFFPPRTASGAVNLISRFDRMGSGGPLFIDITWHPAGDPGSDKETSSMMIASTAVNYCGLESILHLTCCNQTREKITGYLAKAKHLGLKNIMALRGDPVGADWEEEEGGFNYAIDLVKHIRSEFDDYFDICVAGYPTGHPEAESYEDDLRHLKEKVDAGADFVITQLFFRVDTFLKFLDDCRAIGITCPILPGIFPIQGYQSLRQLVKLSKLEVPQEITEVIEPIKDNDAAIRNYGIQQAVEMCRVLLDSGKVPGLHFYTLNREVAPMEVLRQLGLWIEDPRRPLPWAVSAHPKRKVEDVRPIFWASRPKSYIYRTQDWDEFPNGRWGNSSSPAFGELNDYYLFYLKSKSSKDALLQMWGEELMSEESVFEVFTSYITAQPNRGGQKVMCLPWNDEPLAPETNLLKDELEKVNRRGVLTINSQPNINGKPSTDPIVGWGPAGGYVFQKAYLEFFTSSENVTALLNVLKKYEPRVNYHIVNVHGRNLTNAPDMQPNAVTWGIFPGREIVQPTVADPVSFMYWKDEAFALWIEQWAKLYEDESPSRMIIKYIHDNYFLVNLVDNDFPLENCLWQVIDDMFELLDAPPEPPSDGAVSE